In Nasonia vitripennis strain AsymCx chromosome 2, Nvit_psr_1.1, whole genome shotgun sequence, a genomic segment contains:
- the LOC100118878 gene encoding alpha-tocopherol transfer protein-like, producing the protein METLKRPTVEEEFKRNPELTEDDMQHLRDWIKKQPHYPNAISDEDIVLFLHSNYYRMEPTKATIENFLTCRTHVPEFFSNRDPIGCKELRTAMGTVCMLPLEQRTPEGYGVLYTRLINFEVERFFYYDTMRLFNMIADLWVLQHGTMKGHILICDIQGVTMSHVLRIPPIGVKKFLYYLQEAAPIRLKALHYLNTSSVMDFILGLMKPFMKKELMDMLHLHPSVESMKKHMPTEILPNEAGGKAGATSELYEKVLKNLEDHRQYFLAEEKETRVDESLRPGKAKSVNDLFGIEGSFKKLDID; encoded by the exons ATGGAGACCTTGAAGAGGCCTACCGTTGAAGAAGAGTTCAAGAGGAATCCCGAACTCACCGAGGACGACATGCAGCATCTCCGGGATTGGATAAAAAAGCAGCCCCACTACCCCAACGCGATCAGCGACGAAGACATCGTCCTCTTTCTCCACAGCAATTATTACAGGATGGAGCCGACGAAAGCTACGATCGAGAATTTTCTGACCTGCAGAACACACGTCCCCGAGTTTTTCAGCAACAGAGATCCCATCGGCTGCAAGGAGCTCCGAACTGCTATGGGCACCGT GTGCATGCTGCCACTGGAGCAGAGGACACCCGAGGGCTACGGGGTGCTTTACACGCGGCTGATAAACTTCGAGGTGGAGCGATTCTTCTATTACGACACTATGCGCCTCTTCAACATGATAGCCGATCTGTGGGTCCTGCAACACGGAACGATGAAGGGCCACATCCTGATATGCGACATCCAAGGCGTGACGATGTCCCACGTTCTGCGCATCCCTCCGATCGGCGTGAAGAAGTTCCTCTACTATCTCCAGGAAGCCGCTCCGATCAGACTCAAGGCTCTGCACTATCTGAACACCAGCTCGGTCATGGATTTCATTCTGGGACTTATGAAGCCCTTCATGAAGAAGGAGTTGATGGATATG CTCCATCTTCACCCCTCGGTGGAAAGCATGAAGAAGCACATGCCCACCGAGATTCTGCCGAACGAGGCAGGCGGCAAGGCCGGAGCGACCTCCGAACTCTACGAGAAAGTCTTGAAAAACCTCGAGGATCATCGCCAGTACTTTCTGGCCGAGGAGAAGGAGACGCGAGTCGACGAGTCGCTACGCCCTGGTAAAGCCAAGTCCGTCAACGACCTCTTTGGCATCGAGGGCAGTTTTAAGAAGCTCGACATCGATTGA